The sequence below is a genomic window from Scatophagus argus isolate fScaArg1 chromosome 8, fScaArg1.pri, whole genome shotgun sequence.
ATAATTGAACTGGTTGATTATtagattaactgattaattgatcTTTTTCTAGGAGTTGATAGATGCTGGAGTCGTAGGTGATGTGATCCACATTCAGCACCTTGAGCCAGTAAGAACGCAAAAAGGGCAGAAAAACATACTTCTAGTTCTCAGCGCTTCACATTAAAACCCTTCATTCTGTCAGCTGTTACAGATTACTCCTGTCAACTTCTTGTTCCAGGTTGGCTATTACCACTTTGCTCACTCATTTGTTCGGGGGAACTGGAGGAATGAAGCAGAGAgctcttttgctcttttggcTAAGTCGTGTCATGACATTGACTTAATTCATCACTGGGCTGGAGCACGCAGGTAAACGgaaaagaagtaaaagaaaaagttaacaCTAATTAACACCAAAATAAGTAAGTTGGGAGGTCTTTTGGGTTGTATTGGTGTGGACAAGGCTGCTTCTTGTGaattcattctgtttttctgagATTAATCATTTACATCACTGTTTGTATTTGCCAGGTGTGTGAAAGTATCATCGTTTGGATCTGTCAGCCacttcagaaaagaaaacaaagtagGTATTCTGTTTACAGTATCTGGTCTAATACAAAGAAGTCATTACTTTcacaaagaaaaccagcagCCACTTAAGTTatgaactttatttttaattgtcttttgttgtggaattttacaaatgaattgtttttattgtatttttatttttaaatgctatgtgaaacagcacagcaattcaatttatttatgtagcgccaaatcacaataggttgtctcatgacactttccaattagagcagatctagaccaaactctttaaacaTAACACTGAAGTCCTTTTCAACGTTGCTGAGTTGTTTCTGTGTCATTGAGATGTGTCACATCCGTGATAGATCAGAACAGCATTCTCTATACCaaacatgaatataaaatgttttgctgttttgtttttttggggggttttttgtcAGCCAGCAGGTGCTGCAGATCGCTGCTTGGATTGCTCCATAGAAAAAAACTGTCCATACTCAGCATGCAAAATCTACCTGGATCGAGTGAAACAGGTTAACATTTAAACACTTTATTTTCACAAATTCTTTTCAACACTGTACCATCTGTGAACATGATACATCATTTGCTAGGCATAATTTTATATGTACTATAtacttgtatgtatgtttgcCAGGGTCACACTGGCTGGCCTGTATCAGTCATATGCCCGAGTTCGTTACCAGACATCGAGTCAGTAACTGAGGCATTGAGGACTGGAGCATATGGCCGCTGTGTCTACGAGTGTGACAATGACGTGTGCAGTAACCAGGTGAGAAAGTAGTGGCTTTGTAGCGCACTCGAGACTAGCAGACATGGCACCCTTTTAAACTTATATGCTCTGCTTTAATAAAACTCAGGTCCCCTCTGGGATCCACCAGTATTCATGGTGATATTAAACATCAGGCAACATGAAAAAGATCATTTCAGCAAATATTTCTAGACTGTTGCTAATACATCCAGACCTAAGAGTGTCCTGACCtgttaaaaattaaagcaaatcaTCACATATTGAAGAGTGTTTCACTCTTCCTAAAAGGCATACAGAAAAGGAAGTATTGGGTGATTTAAAATAGAGAAGgattgttttttggttttggtttctcAAATGTTATTCAGAGGAAGCTAAATGCTGTGCCAGCGCTGTTTTGCTTTAAGCCACAAACTTTATTGCCTTGTGGCCCCTGCCTACTATACATTATTGCTCACTATGTCTCTTAtatcatttcagtcttttcctgtttcctgtttgtgttatTTACTGATGTCatatttgtccttttttctgtcCCGTAACCTTGAGATTTTCACCATTTTTAGAGATAGttatttaaactgaaatttcagAATTTACTAACCCTAACCATTCCTTTACAGAGTAACTAAACCACTATACCCCTTTTTGTCTgctgaaaatacatttgaatagTTATTTAGTGGTGTTACTGGTCGATTCAGGTCCAACCCAACCCAACCCAATATAACCAACGTGGCAACTGTGCAGAGTTGGGAGCGGTGAATCCGGTGGATTACGTGGATTTATTATAAGGGACTGCCTTGTTTCAATATACTGTTAGCTTGGATATTTTAGTGTCAGTTTTATAGTTAAACCTGCCTTATTGTATTTTGTAGGTTAGTTGGTGATTGCAGGCAGTTGTTTGGttgttagatttttttccagttttagtAGTCGTAGGTTAAATTTAGCTTGTAGTTTAGCTTTGTGTGTATTATAGAGTTGTTTGATTTAGCATCAGctaatttcagtttcagtatttATTAGGTAGTGGCCAGAACGGATCGGCACTGTTACTTTTCCAGCTGTAAGAACACCACTGGACTGCACAGCTTTACAGCAGACAtccaccaccccaccccaccccactgTGAAGTTTATACTTTCATAATttagagggttttttttaaattttcagtaTAGTGTAAGTTAAGTCAAGAATCTGaggtttagttactctttaaaaaTAAGAGGGGCATTCTTAACATTTTATGTCTTGTTTATCTATTCCTTCTTCCCAGGTTGTTAACATGGAGTTTGAAGGGGGTGTGACAGCAGCCTTTACCATGGTGGCGTTCACTGAGGAGATCTGCAAGCGGAAAACAGCCATCTATGGTAGCAAGGTTAGAAAGAAATGCCAAGATTTAATTTACAAGAAGTACTTCAAAATAAGCGAGTCAGCAGGGAAGCAATGCATCAACTACTATTGGCTCACAAATATTAATGAAATTCTAACCAATCAACCATCCTAAACAGGGGTCTACATTGTAGCTAGAAGGGggatgaataaaactgaataaaaataatgaatataatcGGGCATGACAATAGTGTTGACCGCATACAATATATGGCCgaaagtatgtggacaccaaACATTATGCCCTTATGTGATGATTTCATTCCAAAATCACAGACAGTATTATACTGCTATAATAATATTGCAGGGACAGCTatccacaaagttggaaatcTAAGTGCACACTACACCATTGTGTCAAGTGCTCTCTTTAATAAAAAAGAGGTGTCTTGCTCATAATATGAAGTACAGCTTGAGACTTTAAGGGCACAGAGCGTACAGGATGAACTTTTTCGGCCATACAGTGCACCTTGATATTGATGTTATCGATAAATTGTCGCACAGTTTCAGAAATAACaactgttgtttacacacctgaaGGTTTTGAGATAACGgtgaaatactttttttaaatttgagctCAGTGACCTAGCTGTGATGCATCAGCATAGTGGCACTTACATAACGAACCATGTCTTCACAGGGGGAGTTGTCATGTGATGGCCACGAGATCCACGTGTTTGATTTTCTGACGCAGAGATCGACAAAGCACACTGCACACATTAATGCCCCCAGGCACTTTGGCTTGAGTGGACATGGTGGAGCAGACTACCACCTTATGGATGCCTTTATTTCTGCTGTGGCGGTAAGTGCTTATAATTaccattcattttttattttgtcaaaaataaaattattattatcgATAATTATTTTGTCTTCTCTCATTGGCCCACTTCAGAATCAACTTGTTAGGTTGCTGCATTATGTAGAGAACTTTGATTAATGTGTACTTGCAGGTGTTTGGTCACAGTAATGACAGAGGACAGATTAAGAATATgaatttttgtgttgttgtgagcACAGAACAATGATCCATCCCTGATCCGCTCTGGTCCTGAGGAGACGCTGCTGAGCcatttgcttgtgtttgaagCTGAACGTTCACGACTGGAGAGCAGGGTGGTGTACTGTGGTAACACCAGACAGAACTAGATGActgaaatgacatgaaaattatctcataaaacattatgatgGTACGTGGACAGCATAACTAGACAGATAAATGACCAAATCGTGGAGTGTAATCAGACTGATTGTTTAGTTCATTTTGTTAAGGAATTTTCAGATCATTTTAAGATTATTTGTTCAGCATAATGTCATATTGTTATAattttttgtatgtatgtaatgCTCATGTAAATCATTTTCCGAACTGCTTCTAAAAAGTTTTAATCTGTGCAATTTAAATTGTCTTTGAACCATTATCTGCTTTAAATGCCTACTCAAATGTCATCCAACAAACAAGATGACTATCAGTGTGCACTTTCATTCTTACATACCTATGTATCTCAGGCTATATTACAGTTTTAATGCCAGCTGATCAGTCAGTCTGAATAGCTTCTCAAAATGCTCAGGGATTAAATGCAAATACGTTAACTGAAATAAATCTGTTGAATTCATAGGTACAACAGACtgtaaacaaatgcacaaaaatgttaaatttccTCAAACAGACTTATATCTCACTGAATAAAGATACATTGACATACAGCATATTACGCCTTCTCTAAACATTGAATTAAGGAACAAGAGCACAAACCTGTTTCCAGTGACTTACTATGCAGTAACCCTAAGGAGCGGCCCCAGTTGTAAACATCACGTCAATCAGTCCTCTTCTTCTGAATCTGAGGGATAAATAACAGAAAACCTTTTTGTCATGTCTACCTGATATTAGCTATTGGATGATAGCTTTAACATACTGTGCAGGACAGAAGATTCATAACTTCTTTACTGCATGGTATGGTCTAGACCTTTTGGTGTCATGAGGCCAATTAATCAGCTAGCAGCTTTTTCCTGTTACAAACTGTATATCTACCTCAGTGgacatttgtctgtgttttttaattgttcaaTCTGCATGCTGTTGCTTTCAGGTGTACATGGTGGAATAAGAACAGAGAAAAGGTGGTAAGAAATGCTAACGCAATATTTCTTTTGCCTCCATTCAAAAGACTAGTGCTATGCATGGGTGCCCTATGCTGTCTTTGAGCTCTAGGAGCTTTTCCATGAACTCAACACGTTGTTGGTAAATTGCCAGTCGTTTCTTGGTAGCCTCTTGTTTAATGGAAACTTTCATCCGAAGAGCCTGgcgctgctcctgctgctcctctcccGGCAAAGCTTTCAGCCCAAGCCGTAATGGAAGACAGTGTACAATCGCAGTGACAATTTGTTTCTTTACTTatatctctctgtgtctctccagcatgcacgcacgcacgcacgcacacacgcacgcacgcacgcacacacacacacacacacacagaaaacaccaacCTGAGAGATCTCCCTGCAAAGGGCCTCGGCTTCATTGTGCTGACACTTAATAAAGTTCATTAAATTGTAGTTTtgctcctctgctgctggaaatatataagtcatattttcattgctgataaaatacacacatttcattGTCTCCGTAATGTTTGATGGGGACCTACTTTGTATGAAGTTTCTGATCACTTTGTCCAGGTCCCTTTCCCCAGTCTGATTGTTGTTTGATTGTACCCTCAAAATCTTCCTGCTGCATTTCCTTGGATGGTGGCTGCTTGCACTTCTCTAGTATagataaaaatgtgaaactgaagtgaaactACACTAAAAGATCCTTACTTTGTCTGAGTTGCTGTATATTAGAGATGATGTACAGCAAACTTTTTTTATTAGTGTTGGATTACCGAATATTAATTGACCGATTAAAAAATTCATAAACGTGCCAAAAAATCAGTAGCACTgaatgtacatacacacatatagtTGGACTATAGTAGCAGTCTCAATTACTGTAGTAATATTGTAAtatgaaatacaacaaataagcaaCTCGACATTTGTCAGTGAAATAGTAACATCTTTTGGACACAAGGGGTCACTAGTTCATTAGAGGACAAAACTCCATTAGCCTGGACTGATGGTGGTCTGTTGTGTTCTGCACTCTGTGATTTAGGACTAGAGGATCTAAAAATACTGTGGAATATCACAGCAATAATGATGAAGCATTGGATAACTTTGCAGAAAGGGCTgcacaaacaagagaaaaccaGAAACATGCAGTTTTTGTACAGTAGCCAATTAAGTACATAGAGTCACATTTCTGGGAAAAGCAGGATAATAAAACTTTGTACGCAAAGGCTGCTCAAACTAGAAACAATTAAATCATTCGGGAATACATTAATGTTTCAATAATCATAAAGTTGAttattgtttttggattttAGGTATCTAGCATGGACTTCTCAAATATCTGGCAAATGGCAAACAAAGTTCGCTGCAGGGGTCTGGTCTGATTTCACAACTATTGTAAGGACCTAATCAATTTATCATAAGCTTAATTCAGGACAGTAAGAAGGCATTTTCTATCACTGGTGTTGTGTAAGAGGTATATAAGTTAGATAGTCAGCAATTTGAATCAAGCAAATCAATGCTTACATTGCTTTatatgagaaagaaaatgctAGCCCTCAGTTAATACAAAAATGGACTTAACTGTATCATTGGTTCAGACTTGGAGTTAACACTAACTAGTTGTGTCAGGTCTGCCTGATGTTGTAGCAAAAAAATTAGGTTAATACTTAAAATTGTTAATAGCACCAAACTAGCATTGGCTTGTCCTAGACTGGCATAACTGGTTTTGGTTCCTTGTCTATAGCTATTGTCAGCTCTCTAAGTAACTAGCTTAAGATAGCCAAAAGTTAAAACAAGTTCAGGAAGAACTCAGATTACTTCAGTGGGTagcttaaacaaacaaacattttagcCCAAATACTCTTGACCAGAGGTTCAACCAATAGATACAAAGTGGAATAACAGCACTTTGTTCAAAGTACAGAGAGTTTTCAAGAGAACTATACATTGTGCAACCAGGACCACTTACAATACTTGCAATTAAGGGATTATTATGAGACTACAATTCAATGAAATATGAAGTGATATTTGCATTATACCAGCAACtaatggagagaagagaaaatacaacattatACGTAAAACAGAAATGGGAAAAAGAACTACCGTAGGTGTCAATATTCCTGAAGATGAATGGTTGCATATATGGAGAACACAACAATCTACTACATCATTACGTATCTGGAGGGAACACTGTTGGAAGAATTTAATAAGATTTTTTTGTCACCCCTGATATCAAGAGCAATTTTTTGTCTGTATCACAGCCATGTTGGAGACAATGTGGAGCAGTAaatgtacactgtaaaaaaaaaaaaaaaaaacagtaattgactggcagctgcagctgccaaACAAATAcctttaaattaaagtaaaagacC
It includes:
- the zgc:154075 gene encoding putative oxidoreductase YteT, yielding MTSPVRVIVVGAGCRGEIYSHFASIHPERMKVVGVADPRKFARTKLQQQHKILDENIVEDWHSLIERQKFADAVFICTPDRLHKEPAVAFAKKGYHVLLEKPMATTVEDCTAIVEACTQSGVMLSVGHVLRYDPVIHKIKELIDAGVVGDVIHIQHLEPVGYYHFAHSFVRGNWRNEAESSFALLAKSCHDIDLIHHWAGARRCVKVSSFGSVSHFRKENKPAGAADRCLDCSIEKNCPYSACKIYLDRVKQGHTGWPVSVICPSSLPDIESVTEALRTGAYGRCVYECDNDVCSNQVVNMEFEGGVTAAFTMVAFTEEICKRKTAIYGSKGELSCDGHEIHVFDFLTQRSTKHTAHINAPRHFGLSGHGGADYHLMDAFISAVANNDPSLIRSGPEETLLSHLLVFEAERSRLESRVVYCGNTRQN